In one window of Syngnathus scovelli strain Florida chromosome 20, RoL_Ssco_1.2, whole genome shotgun sequence DNA:
- the itsn2a gene encoding intersectin-2a isoform X2, whose amino-acid sequence MNGGAAWSISPEERGKHDKQFDTLAPVLGYVSGEQARGFFLQSGLPPAVLAEIWNLADVDGDGKMDRQEFSIAMKLIKMKLQGRSLPAALPMGLRQLPVPSSARFGMGSLPNLSVAMPPPPMSMLTPIPANPLVRAAPPVMTLPLGAPLGFAGFPRCHLHFIGPAPPMAAGPPLSGFSSPLTFSPPGSRGMSQANSLVDLGSSSSNSSSTTSLASISPKAAAAAGSSDWAVPQASRLKYRQQFNTLDKLMSGYLSGPQVRNALIASNLTQTQLAAIWNLADVDKDGRLRADEFILAMHLVDTAKTGRPLPLTLPQDLIPPSLRGGLKCGELLNGSGPYGSPSLMDSPEIEPVLKNKSSVSFEDKLKENFARGSAELEKRRQALEEQQRKERERRAREEQEDRERREREARQSEQRRRLEEERRLERQRQVERQREEDRLRELERKEELERQRQEQWERSRREELIRTRDGDQQELCQLRAKKKSLEMELEAVGNKHKQISDRLRDAQSKRRVRKAEVELINQKRDTRVAEINTLQIQLEEWQLKLSSLAPEHQKLTEKLRNVNLNKILPSTLSSLAAKVSDKGVACRHLKEQLDALQKETTDKLAQMQLHNKELQLEDMDDCLLRALLSLLACLSQLFLLFKELREKQVKQQSVLDDLRRVKEEKSRQLKRCKEEEERRRREEEEERARRRKEEEERERRRKEEEERRKREEEEERERRRKEEEEQRRREEEEQERRRIEERERRRREEEEEARRAKLEQERMAREEEEEEERKRREEEARRAQEEAQRAQEEVQAASRVHLYKALYSFAARNKDELSIDADCLIEVDEQTVGEPGWLCGSYRGNKGWFPHSYAEKCVETGSAPPASCPAPLPVAGVTDGERTDNDGAPPVQSDVSQFPAPGPTQIGSPWSATTSTSITTASSETNVNLPLEGEMAADTESADGGDGAQLEEYVALYTYESPEAGDLTFEEGDVLVVTEREGEWWRGCIGDQIGLFPSNYVRPVELEVSRLGGPTKKPELAQAVAASAAVAPAMHQLHLSPGQLVVVLAKNSSGWWLGELQARGKKRQRGWLHSSHVKLLGPSGNKSSPSPLPVCQVIAMYDYTAANPDELSFSKGRLINVLDKTNPDWWKGEADGVTGLLPTNYVKMTTESDPSQQWCADLMTLDTMSPQERKRQGYIHELIRTEETYVDDLELVLEVFYKPMSESGRLTEAEMGVIFINWRELIVCNSRLLQALRLRKQTGGDNMPVQLIGDLLASELTRLRPYVGFCSCQLNAAALLQSKTHNQPDFKDFLKKIATNYRCKGMPLSSFLLKPMQRITRYPLLIKNILEHTPKQHPDHTPLREALERAEELCSQVNEGVREKENSDRLEWIQSHVQYDGVIENLVLNSLTNCLGPRKLLHSGRLHKSKSSRELWAFLFSDFLLLTQSAKSLSSSGPDKLFGPKSSGVQLKMYKAPLFLNEVLVKMPPDPSSDEPLFLVSHIDRVYSLRTDTLNERAAWVQKIKVASELFIETEKKKREKAYQARSLKTSGIGRLLVTVSEAQELKACKPNGKSNPYCELTMGAQCYTSRPASNTLNPKWNFNCQFFIKDLYQDVLSITVFEKNQFSPDDFLGRAEVPVATIKKEMESKGAAGRRLLLHEVPTGEVWVKLDLQLYEPPHK is encoded by the exons ATGAACG GCGGCGCCGCCTGGTCCATCTCCCCGGAGGAGCGAGGGAAGCACGACAAGCAGTTTGACACCTTGGCCCCCGTCCTGGGCTACGTCTCGG GCGAGCAAGCCCGAGGGTTCTTCCTGCAGTCGGGCCTGCCGCCGGCCGTCCTGGCCGAGATCTG GAACCTGGCCGACGTGGACGGCGACGGCAAGATGGACCGGCAGGAGTTCTCCATCGCCATGAAGCTCATCAAGATGAAACTGCAGGGCCGCAGTTTGCCCGCGGCGCTGCCCATGGGCTTGAGGCAGCTTCCTGTCCCCTCGTCCGCCCGCTTtg GGATGGGTTCTTTGCCAAACTTGTCGGTCGCCATGCCGCCGCCGCCCATGTCCATGCTAACCCCCATCCCTGCTAACCCCCTCGTGCGAGCGGCGCCACCCGTGATGACGCTGCCGCTGGGCGCCCCGTTGGGATTCGCCGGCTTCCCCCGCTGCCACCTTCACTTCATCGGCCCCGCCCCTCCCATGGCCGCAG GTCCTCCCCTGTCAGGTTTCTCCTCGCCACTGACCTTTTCTCCGCCTGGAAGCCGGGGCATGTCTCAAGCCAACTCTCTGGTGGACCTTGGCTCCAGCAG CTCCAACTCTTCGTCCACCACCTCACTGGCCAGCATCTCTcctaaggcggcggcggcggcgggctcgAGCGACTGGGCCGTGCCTCAAGCGTCCAGACTCAAGTACCGGCAGCAGTTCAACACGCTGGACAAGCTCATGAGCGGCTACTTGTCAG GACCTCAAGTGAGAAATGCACTGATTGCCTCCAACCTCACGCAGACTCAGCTGGCTGCAATCTG GAACCTGGCAGACGTGGACAAGGACGGCCGTCTGCGGGCCGACGAGTTCATCCTGGCCATGCATCTGGTGGACACGGCCAAGACGGGCCGCCCGCTGCCGCTCACCCTGCCCCAAGACCTCATCCCGCCTTCTCTCAG AGGTGGCCTCAAGTGCGGCGAGCTCCTCAACGGCAGCGGACCTTACGGCAGCCCCTCTTTGATGGACTCACCGGAGATAGAACCCGTCCTGAAGAACAAGAGCAGCG TGTCCTTTGAGGACAAACTGAAGGAGAACTTTGCACGTGGCAGCGCCGAGCTCGAGAAACGAAGGCAGGCTCTGGAGGAGCAGCAGAGGAAGGAGCGAGAGCGCCGGGCCCGTGAGGAGCAGGAGGACCGGGAGCGGCGGGAGAGGGAAGCCCGTCAAAGCGAACAGCGGCGCCGGCTCGAGGAGGAGCGGCGCCTGGAGAGGCAGCGCCAAGTGGAGCGGCAGCGCGAGGAGGACCGGCTGAGGGAGCTGGAGAGGAAGGAG GAGCTGGAGCGCCAGCGGCAGGAGCAGTGGGAACGCAGTCGCAGGGAGGAGTTGATCAGGACGCGAGACGGCGACCAACAGGAACTCTGTCAGCTCCGAGCCAAGAAGAAGAGTCTGgaaatggagctggaggccgtg GGCAACAAGCACAAGCAGATCTCGGACCGCCTCCGCGACGCGCAGAGCAAGCGACGCGTCCGGAAGGCCGAGGTGGAGCTCATCAACCAGAAGAGAGACACGCGCGTCGCCGAGATCAACACGCTGCAGATCCAGTTGGAG gaatggcAGCTGAAGCTCTCCTCGCTGGCTCCCGAGCATCAGAAGCTGACTGAGAAGCTGCGTAATGTCAACCTCAACAAAATCTTAC CCTCGACGTTGTCCTCGCTGGCGGCCAAGGTGAGCGACAAAGGCGTGGCCTGCCGCCATCTGAAGGAGCAGCTGGACGCCCTGCAGAAGGAAACCACAGACAAGCTGGCACAGATGCAACTGCACAACAAAGAACTTCAG CTGGAGGACATGGATGACTGTCTCCTGCGAGCGCTTCTGTCTCTGCTGGCTTGTCTCAGCCAACTCTTTCTTCTTTTCAAG GAGCTGAGGGAGAAGCAGGTCAAGCAACAGTCGGTCCTGGATGACTTGCGGCGCGTCAAGGAGGAGAAATCGCGGCAGTTGAAGAGAtgcaaggaggaagaggagcggcGGAGgagagaagaagaggaggagagagCCAGGCggaggaaagaggaggaggagcgggaGAGACggaggaaagaggaggaggagcggcggaagagggaggaggaggaggagcgggaGAGACGGAggaaagaggaagaagagcagcggaggagggaggaagaggagcaggaGAGACGGAGGATTGAGGAGCGGGAGAGACGGcggagagaggaagaggaggaagccaG GCGGGCCAAGCTGGAGCAGGAGAGGATGgccagggaggaggaggaggaagaggagcgaaAAAGGAGGGAAGAGGAGGCGCGAAGGGCGCAGGAGGAGGCGCAAAGGGCGCAGGAGGAGGTGCAGGCGGCCTCCAGGGTGCACCTCTACAAAGCGCTGTACTCGTTCGCGGCACGCAAcaaggacgagctgagcatcgaCGCCGACTGCCTCATCGAG GTGGACGAGCAGACGGTGGGCGAGCCGGGCTGGCTGTGCGGCAGTTACCGTGGCAACAAGGGCTGGTTCCCTCACAGTTACGCCGAGAAATGCGTCGAGACCGGCTCGGCGCCGCCCGCTTCCTGTCCGGCGCCGCTTCCTGTCGCCGG AGTGACGGATGGCGAACGCACGGACAACGATGGCGCTCCTCCCGTACAGTCAGACGTGTCACAG TTTCCAGCTCCTGGCCCGACTCAGATCGGGTCACCCTGGTCGGCCACCACCTCCACCAGCATCACCACTGCTTCCTCCGAAACAAACGTCAACCTCCCGTTGGAGGGCGAAATGGCCGCAGa CACGGAGTCGGCAGATGGAGGCGACGGTGCTCAACTTGAAG AATATGTGGCGCTGTACACGTACGAGAGCCCGGAGGCGGGCGACCTCACCTTCGAGGAGGGCGACGTGCTGGTGGTGACGGAGCGGGAAGGCGAGTGGTGGCGAGGCTGCATCGGCGACCAAATCGGCCTTTTCCCATCCAACTACGTCAGGCCCGTGGAGCTGGAG GTGTCAAGACTCGGTGGGCCGACAAAGAAGCCCG AGCTCGCCCAGGCCGTCGCCGCCTCTGCTGCCGTTGCCCCGGCGATGCATCAGCTTCATCTGTCTCCCGGGCAACTTGTTGTGGTCCTGGCCAAGAACTCCAGTGGCTGGTGGTTGGGAGAACTGCAG gCCCGTGGCAAGAAGCGTCAGAGAGGCTGGCTTCACTCGTCCCACGTCAAGCTCCTCGGACCCTCCGGCAACAAGTCGTCCCCCTCGCCTCTACCAG TGTGCCAAGTCATCGCCATGTACGACTACACGGCGGCCaaccccgacgagctgagcttctCCAAGGGCCGGCTCATCAACGTCCTGGACAAGACCAACCCGGACTGGTGGAAAGGCGAAGCCGACGGCGTCACGGGGCTGCTCCCCACCAACTACGTCAagatgaccaccgagtccgaccccAGTCAGCAAT GGTGCGCGGACCTGATGACGCTGGACACCATGAGCCCCCAGGAAAGGAAGAGGCAGGGTTACATCCACGAGCTCATCCGCACTGAGGAGACCTACGTGGACGACCTGGAGCTGGTGCTGGag GTGTTCTACAAGCCCATGTCGGAGTCGGGTCGCCTAACGGAAGCGGAGATGGGCGTCATTTTCATCAACTGGCGAGAGCTGATCGTGTGCAACAGCAGACTGCTGCA GGCGCTGCGCCTGCGCAAGCAGACGGGCGGCGACAACATGCCGGTGCAGCTGATCGGCGATCTGCTGGCATCGGAGCTGACGCGATTGCGGCCCTACGTGGGCTTCTGCTCTTGCCAGCTCAACGCCGCCGCCCTGCTGCAGAGCAAAACCCATAACCAGCCCGACTTCAAGGACTTCCTCAAG AAGATCGCCACCAACTACCGCTGTAAGGGGATGCCTCTGTCCAGCTTTCTTCTGAAGCCCATGCAGAGGATCACCCGCTACCCTCTGCTCATCAAGAAC ATCCTGGAGCACACGCCCAAGCAGCACCCGGACCACACCCCCCTGCGGGAGGCTCTGGAGCGGGCCGAGGAGCTGTGCTCTCAGGTCAACGAAGGCGTCAGGGAGAAGGAGAACTCGGACCGCCTGGAGTGGATCCAGAGCCACGTGCAGTACGACGGCGTCATCGAG AACTTGGTGTTGAACTCGCTGACCAATTGCCTCGGACCGCGCAAGCTGCTGCACAGCGGCCGGCTGCACAAGAGCAAGAGCAGCCGCGAATTGTGGGCCTTCCTCTTCAGCGACTTCCTGCTCCTGACGCAGAGCGCCAAGTCCTTGTCCTCCTCCGGGCCCGACAAGCTCTTCGGACCCAAAAGCAGCGGCGTCCAGCTCAAGATGTACAAAGCG CCGCTCTTCCTCAATGAGGTCCTGGTCAAAATGCCACCAGACCCGTCCAGCGACGAGCCGCTCTTCCTCGTCTCGCACATCGACCGCGTCTACTCGCTCAGGACGGACACCTTGAACGAAAG GGCGGCGTGGGTACAGAAAATCAAAGTGGCGTCTGAACTTTTCATCGAGACGGAGAAGAAGAAACGTGAGAAGGCCTATCAAG CTCGCTCTCTGAAGACGAGCGGCATCGGCAGGCTTCTGGTGACCGTCTCCGAGGCGCAAGAGCTCAAGGCTTGCAAGCCCAAcg GCAAGAGCAACCCGTACTGCGAGCTAACCATGGGCGCCCAGTGCTACACGTCTCGACCCGCCAGCAACACGCTcaaccccaagtggaacttcaaCTGCCAGTTCTTCATCAAAGACCTCTACCAGGACGTGCTGAGCATCACCGTCTTTGAGAAGAACCAGTTCTCGCCAGATG ACTTCCTAGGTCGCGCCGAGGTTCCCGTGGCGACCATCAAGAAGGAAATGGAGAGCAAAGGCGCCGCCGGTCGTCGCCTGCTGCTCCACGAAGTCCCCACCGGAGAAGTCTGGGTCAAGTTGGACCTGCAGCTCTACGAGCCGCCCCACAAATGA
- the itsn2a gene encoding intersectin-2a isoform X1 gives MNGGAAWSISPEERGKHDKQFDTLAPVLGYVSGEQARGFFLQSGLPPAVLAEIWNLADVDGDGKMDRQEFSIAMKLIKMKLQGRSLPAALPMGLRQLPVPSSARFGMGSLPNLSVAMPPPPMSMLTPIPANPLVRAAPPVMTLPLGAPLGFAGFPRCHLHFIGPAPPMAAGPPLSGFSSPLTFSPPGSRGMSQANSLVDLGSSSSNSSSTTSLASISPKAAAAAGSSDWAVPQASRLKYRQQFNTLDKLMSGYLSGPQVRNALIASNLTQTQLAAIWNLADVDKDGRLRADEFILAMHLVDTAKTGRPLPLTLPQDLIPPSLRGGLKCGELLNGSGPYGSPSLMDSPEIEPVLKNKSSVSFEDKLKENFARGSAELEKRRQALEEQQRKERERRAREEQEDRERREREARQSEQRRRLEEERRLERQRQVERQREEDRLRELERKEQELERQRQEQWERSRREELIRTRDGDQQELCQLRAKKKSLEMELEAVGNKHKQISDRLRDAQSKRRVRKAEVELINQKRDTRVAEINTLQIQLEEWQLKLSSLAPEHQKLTEKLRNVNLNKILPSTLSSLAAKVSDKGVACRHLKEQLDALQKETTDKLAQMQLHNKELQLEDMDDCLLRALLSLLACLSQLFLLFKELREKQVKQQSVLDDLRRVKEEKSRQLKRCKEEEERRRREEEEERARRRKEEEERERRRKEEEERRKREEEEERERRRKEEEEQRRREEEEQERRRIEERERRRREEEEEARRAKLEQERMAREEEEEEERKRREEEARRAQEEAQRAQEEVQAASRVHLYKALYSFAARNKDELSIDADCLIEVDEQTVGEPGWLCGSYRGNKGWFPHSYAEKCVETGSAPPASCPAPLPVAGVTDGERTDNDGAPPVQSDVSQFPAPGPTQIGSPWSATTSTSITTASSETNVNLPLEGEMAADTESADGGDGAQLEEYVALYTYESPEAGDLTFEEGDVLVVTEREGEWWRGCIGDQIGLFPSNYVRPVELEVSRLGGPTKKPELAQAVAASAAVAPAMHQLHLSPGQLVVVLAKNSSGWWLGELQARGKKRQRGWLHSSHVKLLGPSGNKSSPSPLPVCQVIAMYDYTAANPDELSFSKGRLINVLDKTNPDWWKGEADGVTGLLPTNYVKMTTESDPSQQWCADLMTLDTMSPQERKRQGYIHELIRTEETYVDDLELVLEVFYKPMSESGRLTEAEMGVIFINWRELIVCNSRLLQALRLRKQTGGDNMPVQLIGDLLASELTRLRPYVGFCSCQLNAAALLQSKTHNQPDFKDFLKKIATNYRCKGMPLSSFLLKPMQRITRYPLLIKNILEHTPKQHPDHTPLREALERAEELCSQVNEGVREKENSDRLEWIQSHVQYDGVIENLVLNSLTNCLGPRKLLHSGRLHKSKSSRELWAFLFSDFLLLTQSAKSLSSSGPDKLFGPKSSGVQLKMYKAPLFLNEVLVKMPPDPSSDEPLFLVSHIDRVYSLRTDTLNERAAWVQKIKVASELFIETEKKKREKAYQARSLKTSGIGRLLVTVSEAQELKACKPNGKSNPYCELTMGAQCYTSRPASNTLNPKWNFNCQFFIKDLYQDVLSITVFEKNQFSPDDFLGRAEVPVATIKKEMESKGAAGRRLLLHEVPTGEVWVKLDLQLYEPPHK, from the exons ATGAACG GCGGCGCCGCCTGGTCCATCTCCCCGGAGGAGCGAGGGAAGCACGACAAGCAGTTTGACACCTTGGCCCCCGTCCTGGGCTACGTCTCGG GCGAGCAAGCCCGAGGGTTCTTCCTGCAGTCGGGCCTGCCGCCGGCCGTCCTGGCCGAGATCTG GAACCTGGCCGACGTGGACGGCGACGGCAAGATGGACCGGCAGGAGTTCTCCATCGCCATGAAGCTCATCAAGATGAAACTGCAGGGCCGCAGTTTGCCCGCGGCGCTGCCCATGGGCTTGAGGCAGCTTCCTGTCCCCTCGTCCGCCCGCTTtg GGATGGGTTCTTTGCCAAACTTGTCGGTCGCCATGCCGCCGCCGCCCATGTCCATGCTAACCCCCATCCCTGCTAACCCCCTCGTGCGAGCGGCGCCACCCGTGATGACGCTGCCGCTGGGCGCCCCGTTGGGATTCGCCGGCTTCCCCCGCTGCCACCTTCACTTCATCGGCCCCGCCCCTCCCATGGCCGCAG GTCCTCCCCTGTCAGGTTTCTCCTCGCCACTGACCTTTTCTCCGCCTGGAAGCCGGGGCATGTCTCAAGCCAACTCTCTGGTGGACCTTGGCTCCAGCAG CTCCAACTCTTCGTCCACCACCTCACTGGCCAGCATCTCTcctaaggcggcggcggcggcgggctcgAGCGACTGGGCCGTGCCTCAAGCGTCCAGACTCAAGTACCGGCAGCAGTTCAACACGCTGGACAAGCTCATGAGCGGCTACTTGTCAG GACCTCAAGTGAGAAATGCACTGATTGCCTCCAACCTCACGCAGACTCAGCTGGCTGCAATCTG GAACCTGGCAGACGTGGACAAGGACGGCCGTCTGCGGGCCGACGAGTTCATCCTGGCCATGCATCTGGTGGACACGGCCAAGACGGGCCGCCCGCTGCCGCTCACCCTGCCCCAAGACCTCATCCCGCCTTCTCTCAG AGGTGGCCTCAAGTGCGGCGAGCTCCTCAACGGCAGCGGACCTTACGGCAGCCCCTCTTTGATGGACTCACCGGAGATAGAACCCGTCCTGAAGAACAAGAGCAGCG TGTCCTTTGAGGACAAACTGAAGGAGAACTTTGCACGTGGCAGCGCCGAGCTCGAGAAACGAAGGCAGGCTCTGGAGGAGCAGCAGAGGAAGGAGCGAGAGCGCCGGGCCCGTGAGGAGCAGGAGGACCGGGAGCGGCGGGAGAGGGAAGCCCGTCAAAGCGAACAGCGGCGCCGGCTCGAGGAGGAGCGGCGCCTGGAGAGGCAGCGCCAAGTGGAGCGGCAGCGCGAGGAGGACCGGCTGAGGGAGCTGGAGAGGAAGGAG CAGGAGCTGGAGCGCCAGCGGCAGGAGCAGTGGGAACGCAGTCGCAGGGAGGAGTTGATCAGGACGCGAGACGGCGACCAACAGGAACTCTGTCAGCTCCGAGCCAAGAAGAAGAGTCTGgaaatggagctggaggccgtg GGCAACAAGCACAAGCAGATCTCGGACCGCCTCCGCGACGCGCAGAGCAAGCGACGCGTCCGGAAGGCCGAGGTGGAGCTCATCAACCAGAAGAGAGACACGCGCGTCGCCGAGATCAACACGCTGCAGATCCAGTTGGAG gaatggcAGCTGAAGCTCTCCTCGCTGGCTCCCGAGCATCAGAAGCTGACTGAGAAGCTGCGTAATGTCAACCTCAACAAAATCTTAC CCTCGACGTTGTCCTCGCTGGCGGCCAAGGTGAGCGACAAAGGCGTGGCCTGCCGCCATCTGAAGGAGCAGCTGGACGCCCTGCAGAAGGAAACCACAGACAAGCTGGCACAGATGCAACTGCACAACAAAGAACTTCAG CTGGAGGACATGGATGACTGTCTCCTGCGAGCGCTTCTGTCTCTGCTGGCTTGTCTCAGCCAACTCTTTCTTCTTTTCAAG GAGCTGAGGGAGAAGCAGGTCAAGCAACAGTCGGTCCTGGATGACTTGCGGCGCGTCAAGGAGGAGAAATCGCGGCAGTTGAAGAGAtgcaaggaggaagaggagcggcGGAGgagagaagaagaggaggagagagCCAGGCggaggaaagaggaggaggagcgggaGAGACggaggaaagaggaggaggagcggcggaagagggaggaggaggaggagcgggaGAGACGGAggaaagaggaagaagagcagcggaggagggaggaagaggagcaggaGAGACGGAGGATTGAGGAGCGGGAGAGACGGcggagagaggaagaggaggaagccaG GCGGGCCAAGCTGGAGCAGGAGAGGATGgccagggaggaggaggaggaagaggagcgaaAAAGGAGGGAAGAGGAGGCGCGAAGGGCGCAGGAGGAGGCGCAAAGGGCGCAGGAGGAGGTGCAGGCGGCCTCCAGGGTGCACCTCTACAAAGCGCTGTACTCGTTCGCGGCACGCAAcaaggacgagctgagcatcgaCGCCGACTGCCTCATCGAG GTGGACGAGCAGACGGTGGGCGAGCCGGGCTGGCTGTGCGGCAGTTACCGTGGCAACAAGGGCTGGTTCCCTCACAGTTACGCCGAGAAATGCGTCGAGACCGGCTCGGCGCCGCCCGCTTCCTGTCCGGCGCCGCTTCCTGTCGCCGG AGTGACGGATGGCGAACGCACGGACAACGATGGCGCTCCTCCCGTACAGTCAGACGTGTCACAG TTTCCAGCTCCTGGCCCGACTCAGATCGGGTCACCCTGGTCGGCCACCACCTCCACCAGCATCACCACTGCTTCCTCCGAAACAAACGTCAACCTCCCGTTGGAGGGCGAAATGGCCGCAGa CACGGAGTCGGCAGATGGAGGCGACGGTGCTCAACTTGAAG AATATGTGGCGCTGTACACGTACGAGAGCCCGGAGGCGGGCGACCTCACCTTCGAGGAGGGCGACGTGCTGGTGGTGACGGAGCGGGAAGGCGAGTGGTGGCGAGGCTGCATCGGCGACCAAATCGGCCTTTTCCCATCCAACTACGTCAGGCCCGTGGAGCTGGAG GTGTCAAGACTCGGTGGGCCGACAAAGAAGCCCG AGCTCGCCCAGGCCGTCGCCGCCTCTGCTGCCGTTGCCCCGGCGATGCATCAGCTTCATCTGTCTCCCGGGCAACTTGTTGTGGTCCTGGCCAAGAACTCCAGTGGCTGGTGGTTGGGAGAACTGCAG gCCCGTGGCAAGAAGCGTCAGAGAGGCTGGCTTCACTCGTCCCACGTCAAGCTCCTCGGACCCTCCGGCAACAAGTCGTCCCCCTCGCCTCTACCAG TGTGCCAAGTCATCGCCATGTACGACTACACGGCGGCCaaccccgacgagctgagcttctCCAAGGGCCGGCTCATCAACGTCCTGGACAAGACCAACCCGGACTGGTGGAAAGGCGAAGCCGACGGCGTCACGGGGCTGCTCCCCACCAACTACGTCAagatgaccaccgagtccgaccccAGTCAGCAAT GGTGCGCGGACCTGATGACGCTGGACACCATGAGCCCCCAGGAAAGGAAGAGGCAGGGTTACATCCACGAGCTCATCCGCACTGAGGAGACCTACGTGGACGACCTGGAGCTGGTGCTGGag GTGTTCTACAAGCCCATGTCGGAGTCGGGTCGCCTAACGGAAGCGGAGATGGGCGTCATTTTCATCAACTGGCGAGAGCTGATCGTGTGCAACAGCAGACTGCTGCA GGCGCTGCGCCTGCGCAAGCAGACGGGCGGCGACAACATGCCGGTGCAGCTGATCGGCGATCTGCTGGCATCGGAGCTGACGCGATTGCGGCCCTACGTGGGCTTCTGCTCTTGCCAGCTCAACGCCGCCGCCCTGCTGCAGAGCAAAACCCATAACCAGCCCGACTTCAAGGACTTCCTCAAG AAGATCGCCACCAACTACCGCTGTAAGGGGATGCCTCTGTCCAGCTTTCTTCTGAAGCCCATGCAGAGGATCACCCGCTACCCTCTGCTCATCAAGAAC ATCCTGGAGCACACGCCCAAGCAGCACCCGGACCACACCCCCCTGCGGGAGGCTCTGGAGCGGGCCGAGGAGCTGTGCTCTCAGGTCAACGAAGGCGTCAGGGAGAAGGAGAACTCGGACCGCCTGGAGTGGATCCAGAGCCACGTGCAGTACGACGGCGTCATCGAG AACTTGGTGTTGAACTCGCTGACCAATTGCCTCGGACCGCGCAAGCTGCTGCACAGCGGCCGGCTGCACAAGAGCAAGAGCAGCCGCGAATTGTGGGCCTTCCTCTTCAGCGACTTCCTGCTCCTGACGCAGAGCGCCAAGTCCTTGTCCTCCTCCGGGCCCGACAAGCTCTTCGGACCCAAAAGCAGCGGCGTCCAGCTCAAGATGTACAAAGCG CCGCTCTTCCTCAATGAGGTCCTGGTCAAAATGCCACCAGACCCGTCCAGCGACGAGCCGCTCTTCCTCGTCTCGCACATCGACCGCGTCTACTCGCTCAGGACGGACACCTTGAACGAAAG GGCGGCGTGGGTACAGAAAATCAAAGTGGCGTCTGAACTTTTCATCGAGACGGAGAAGAAGAAACGTGAGAAGGCCTATCAAG CTCGCTCTCTGAAGACGAGCGGCATCGGCAGGCTTCTGGTGACCGTCTCCGAGGCGCAAGAGCTCAAGGCTTGCAAGCCCAAcg GCAAGAGCAACCCGTACTGCGAGCTAACCATGGGCGCCCAGTGCTACACGTCTCGACCCGCCAGCAACACGCTcaaccccaagtggaacttcaaCTGCCAGTTCTTCATCAAAGACCTCTACCAGGACGTGCTGAGCATCACCGTCTTTGAGAAGAACCAGTTCTCGCCAGATG ACTTCCTAGGTCGCGCCGAGGTTCCCGTGGCGACCATCAAGAAGGAAATGGAGAGCAAAGGCGCCGCCGGTCGTCGCCTGCTGCTCCACGAAGTCCCCACCGGAGAAGTCTGGGTCAAGTTGGACCTGCAGCTCTACGAGCCGCCCCACAAATGA